In Pyxidicoccus trucidator, a genomic segment contains:
- the gspD gene encoding type II secretion system secretin GspD has product MKTLPSWMLCLCLALAVPAQAQRRPPPSGTTSPATPGDRTITPQTSGAGGAEEANQGPRRTPTCEEARRNARYGIYFDKVEIEKLVQTVADATCRTFILPENVRGKISIIGPENGRVEVNADAFYSAFLAALDANGLSVYQHGRFLKIVDKRSAKQNPIPTIVDEGAPYTTNEQMVTKLFRIKNVEVEPLRGVLQQLVSKDGDTIPYPPDTIIVNDVGSNIHRLERIINQLDNRAASDELRVIQIQYAAAQDVATTVQRLFESKGARPGQRPGGFSQNVSPGASPGEIAAAQAAQAGQEGSSGPVTLSQIIPDERTNKLIIVASPAAFDRIQEIVGQLDIPTSTGGRINVYPLENANAEELASTLQSLAQGTANRPRNPSPQAPQGIPRGGGATQAAELFSGEVKISADKGTNSLVIVASAADYKNIVQIIQQLDTPRRQVFVEAVIMEVNLDRNAEFGVNLHSGFSLKTDDGAVPGLIGTNNTGQGLPPSLSLGSLAQFGGFLAGLQGPVIPALEKLGLDIPAFGVVLHAMQQSSDVNVLSTPHILTSDNEEAEITVGQNVPFQSGFNPSSLGSTVGGGTTGTPGGIPSILGGLGGLSSLYAPITRQNVELKLTVKPQINESDYIRLVITEQTEEIASTDPVLGPTTARRSAKTTVIAKDQETVVLGGIMQDRTLESVSKVPVLGDIPIIGHLFRETSRRKTKTNLLLFLTPYIIRGPEDFRIIFERKMKERQQFVEQFYGQVPGYDVAVDFSRKPGPLSRMNQAVMKEQQRAENGGPGMPGERIIAPASPANGRTLPAPAPTPGAPQGEPEVREVAPPPGGSDEPVPAPRPEAPVPESPPAPEDVSPENLRIQPDVGEQSP; this is encoded by the coding sequence ATGAAGACGCTCCCGTCCTGGATGCTCTGCCTGTGCCTCGCGCTCGCCGTTCCCGCGCAGGCCCAGCGCCGCCCCCCTCCTTCCGGCACCACCTCGCCCGCCACGCCGGGTGATCGGACGATCACCCCGCAGACCTCCGGCGCCGGTGGCGCCGAGGAGGCCAACCAGGGTCCCCGCCGCACGCCCACGTGCGAGGAGGCCCGGCGCAATGCCCGCTACGGCATCTACTTCGACAAGGTGGAGATCGAGAAGCTGGTCCAGACGGTGGCGGACGCCACCTGCCGCACCTTCATCCTCCCGGAGAACGTGCGCGGGAAGATCTCCATCATCGGCCCGGAGAATGGCCGCGTGGAGGTCAACGCGGACGCCTTCTACTCCGCCTTCCTCGCCGCGCTCGACGCCAACGGCCTGTCCGTCTACCAGCACGGCCGCTTCCTGAAGATTGTCGACAAGCGCTCGGCGAAGCAGAACCCCATCCCCACCATCGTCGACGAGGGTGCGCCGTACACCACCAACGAGCAGATGGTGACGAAGCTGTTCCGCATCAAGAACGTGGAAGTCGAGCCGCTGCGCGGCGTGCTGCAGCAGCTGGTGTCCAAGGACGGCGACACGATTCCGTACCCGCCGGACACCATCATCGTCAACGACGTGGGCTCCAACATCCACCGCCTGGAGCGCATCATCAACCAGCTGGACAACCGCGCCGCCAGCGACGAGCTGCGCGTCATCCAGATTCAGTACGCGGCGGCCCAGGACGTGGCCACCACGGTGCAGCGCCTCTTCGAGTCCAAGGGCGCCCGCCCCGGCCAGCGCCCCGGGGGCTTCTCGCAGAACGTGTCCCCCGGCGCCTCGCCGGGTGAGATTGCCGCCGCCCAGGCCGCGCAGGCCGGCCAGGAGGGCTCCAGCGGGCCGGTGACGCTGTCGCAGATCATCCCGGACGAGCGCACCAACAAGCTCATCATCGTCGCCAGCCCCGCGGCCTTCGACCGCATCCAGGAGATTGTCGGGCAGCTGGACATCCCCACCAGCACGGGCGGCCGCATCAACGTCTACCCGCTGGAGAACGCCAACGCGGAGGAGCTGGCCAGCACGCTCCAGTCGCTGGCGCAGGGCACCGCCAACCGCCCGCGCAACCCCTCCCCGCAGGCGCCCCAGGGCATCCCCCGTGGCGGCGGCGCCACCCAGGCCGCGGAGCTGTTCAGCGGCGAGGTGAAGATTTCGGCCGACAAGGGCACCAACTCGCTGGTCATCGTCGCCAGCGCGGCCGACTACAAGAACATCGTTCAAATCATCCAGCAGCTGGACACGCCGCGCCGCCAGGTCTTCGTGGAGGCCGTCATCATGGAGGTCAACCTGGACCGGAACGCCGAGTTCGGCGTGAACCTCCACAGCGGCTTCAGCCTGAAGACGGACGACGGCGCGGTGCCGGGCCTCATCGGCACCAACAACACCGGCCAGGGCCTGCCCCCGTCGCTGTCGCTGGGCAGCCTCGCGCAGTTCGGCGGCTTCCTCGCCGGCCTCCAGGGCCCCGTCATCCCCGCGCTGGAGAAGCTGGGCCTGGACATCCCCGCCTTCGGCGTGGTGCTGCACGCCATGCAGCAGAGCTCGGACGTCAACGTCCTCTCCACCCCGCACATCCTCACCAGCGACAACGAGGAGGCGGAAATCACGGTGGGGCAGAATGTGCCCTTCCAGTCTGGCTTCAACCCCTCGTCGCTGGGCTCCACGGTGGGCGGCGGCACCACCGGCACCCCCGGCGGCATCCCCTCCATCCTCGGTGGGCTGGGCGGCCTCAGCTCGCTCTACGCGCCGATTACGCGCCAGAACGTGGAGCTGAAGCTCACCGTCAAGCCGCAGATCAACGAGAGCGACTACATCCGCCTCGTCATCACCGAGCAGACGGAGGAGATTGCCTCCACGGACCCGGTGCTCGGCCCCACCACGGCCCGCCGCAGCGCGAAGACGACGGTCATCGCCAAGGACCAGGAGACGGTGGTGCTGGGCGGCATCATGCAGGACCGCACCCTGGAGTCCGTCTCCAAGGTGCCGGTGCTGGGTGACATCCCCATCATCGGCCACCTCTTCCGCGAGACGTCGCGCCGCAAGACGAAGACGAACCTGCTGCTCTTCCTGACGCCCTACATCATCCGGGGCCCCGAGGACTTCCGCATCATCTTCGAGCGGAAGATGAAGGAGCGGCAGCAGTTCGTGGAGCAGTTCTACGGCCAGGTGCCCGGCTACGACGTGGCGGTGGACTTCAGCCGCAAGCCCGGCCCCCTGTCGCGCATGAACCAGGCGGTGATGAAGGAGCAGCAGCGCGCGGAGAACGGCGGCCCGGGCATGCCCGGCGAGCGCATCATCGCCCCCGCCAGCCCGGCGAACGGGCGCACGCTCCCTGCTCCGGCTCCCACGCCGGGCGCGCCCCAGGGTGAACCCGAGGTGCGGGAAGTCGCGCCGCCTCCGGGGGGTTCCGATGAACCAGTGCCGGCCCCGCGGCCCGAGGCGCCCGTCCCCGAGAGCCCTCCGGCTCCCGAGGACGTCTCCCCCGAGAACCTGCGCATCCAGCCGGACGTTGGTGAACAGAGCCCATGA